From Methylovorus glucosotrophus:
GAATTGCGTATGGATTTATTGAAAACCTGCAATGCCCATAATGCCCGCAACGAGCGTCACCGTATCCAGCTCATGGCCATGCTGGGACACGATCTGCGTGACCCGCTCAACTCCATCACCATGGCGGCGCAAATGCTGGAAATGCAGGACGGGGCGAGTTCGAACAAGCTGGGCGAGCGTATCAAGAATTCCAGCATGCGCATGAAGCGATTGGTGCATCAGGTGCTGGACATGAGCCGTTTGCAGGCCGGGCTTGGATTGCCGCTGGATATACAGCCTACCGATATATCGCTGTTGGTGCGTGACATGCTGGCTGAGCATGTCACCGCATATCCGGATATTCAGGTAGAGGCCGATATCCCGGACAACATAGAAGCGCAGGTGGATGCCGACCGTATTGCACAGGTGCTATCCAACTTGCTCAGTAATGCCCGTCACCATGGGCTGGCAGGCCAGCCGGTGAGGGTTTTGCTGAGTCGCGATACGGAGAAAGTTAACCTTCATGTGAAAAATGCCGGCCCAGAAATCCCGGCCGAGACGGTAGGCGTGTTGTTTGACCCCTTCAAGCGCCGGCAGGGAGTAAGTGAGCGTAACAAGTCTGGCCTGGGGCTGGGCCTCTATATTGCCCACCAGATCATCGCGGCCCATCAGGGGGATATTCGCTATGAACATGCAGAAGGCTATGTGAGTTTTATTGTGCATTTGCCGTGCACGATTCTGGGGGATGAAGCCGCGCAAAGAATTTCGCATTAGATTCAAAAATATTAAACTTATAAATGTAAAATATATATAAAATCAAACCGTTAGAATAGAACTGCAGGGGTCATGAAAAAAAGTATTCTGATTGTGGAAGATTACCCGGAAGCAGGGGCTACCTTTAAAGAGTTGCTGGAACTATTAGGGCATGAAGTGGAGTGGGTGGTGAATGGGCAATCCGCCATGCAAAAACTGAATGATGGGGCATTTGATCTGGTATTCATGGACCTGAATTTGCCAGATATGCATGGGCTGGTGTTGTTGAAGCAAGTGCAGGATAAAAGACTGGGGCCAAACACGCGATTTATCGCCGTCAGCGGACACTCAGCAAAAGATGCGGCAGCCGTCGAGGCGACCAAGGTATTTGATCATTACCTGGAAAAACCAATAGACCTCGCTGTGCTGAACCGCATTCTGAGCAGTACCGCTTAATCGCGGACTTTACGACGAAGGGATTAAGAATGACGACAACAATACAAGAGTCAGCATCGTCGCACACCCACTGGCAATTGGCTGGCATACGGCATCATGTATTCCTCAAGGTATTTTCGGTGCTGCGCCATAATCTGCTGGGGCCGATTTCTGTCAGCCGCATGAATCACTCCATCATGCGGCGCAATATTGAAAAAGATGTGCTTAATAAAGGCAAGACGCTGGAGCGTCTGAACAAGATAGACCTGCAACTGGAAGAAGCGGTATTGGGCATTCGCGCCCTGAGTATATGGGATGAATCCAGCGACAATGAAGCCTTGCCTGAGGATATTGTGGCGTCAGGCCTCAAGCTCATGTCAGGATTTCTGACCCTGCGCAATATCTCGGTTGAGCGGCTGCCAGAGGATACCGGCGTGGATTATGCCCTGGTGCGCGAATCGCCCTTTTTGTATGCATGGCTGGGCTTGTTGTGCTACATCGAAGATCATGCCCAGCAGCCTATCGATCTGCATATCCATTTTCAGGACCCCAGGCGCCTGGAGATTGTGATCACGCATCCCCTTTATGATGTTAACGCGCAGCGCCCAGTGGATGCTCCGAATGCC
This genomic window contains:
- a CDS encoding response regulator — translated: MKKSILIVEDYPEAGATFKELLELLGHEVEWVVNGQSAMQKLNDGAFDLVFMDLNLPDMHGLVLLKQVQDKRLGPNTRFIAVSGHSAKDAAAVEATKVFDHYLEKPIDLAVLNRILSSTA